One Aegilops tauschii subsp. strangulata cultivar AL8/78 chromosome 7, Aet v6.0, whole genome shotgun sequence genomic window carries:
- the LOC109776903 gene encoding WRKY transcription factor 72B-like, which translates to MIKGDQSQLGGHEERLKDQIRDDHRASDHNFFKFLQNQSSTKKEDQEDKIASTRAEMGEVRKENERLKMMLSRMVEDHRSLQKQLDALHQQGRGKNLAVGSAAHTSPSNNVKEPGFVSLRLGMSAGTSRQNMGEKIKRGTNNPEGRDMSLELSPGCKAVGAAGQSETKVRRDVLMLSPGGSSEEEAVETTTTSAAASKMVKNPRSTGSGVETEDEVAQQPLPKKARVSVRARCDTPTMNDGCQWRKYGQKISKGNPCPRAYYRCTIATGCPVRKQVQRCKEDMSILITTYEGAHNHHLSASATAMASTTSAAVSMLMSGSSTSLGFPSTASSLHDLRFGLPTATIVNPSNQLTGQPFFLPVAGDASISATPSYSTITLDLTSQATSQHAFSLSNSNRFSSSFIDSHGHNNNTSRYPSTSFSFSSFDECSLPDAATWPSGIGSYLGYGSSSGTSYNGPNKGTFKAALSSIHGRQQGSTASLYQPVHVLQRAAELSGGGTSTAAPIMLTDTIAKVITSNPGFHTALAAAITSYVGNPTTGGEKGLERGDHLGLGPSSAATAVCSPALLAQLSSTAATQNGSPNGRMRLEPSLQLSSSTSATASTSPI; encoded by the exons ATGATCAAGGGAGACCAGAGTCAGCTTGGCGGCCATGAAGAGCGGCTGAAAGATCAG ATAAGAGATGATCATCGAGCCTCGGATCACAATTTTTTCAAGTTCTTGCAAAACCAGTCAAGCACAAAAAAAGAG GATCAAGAAGACAAGATCGCGTCCACAAGGGCAGAGATGGGTGAAGTCAGAAAAGAGAACGAGAGGCTGAAGATGATGCTGTCAAGAATGGTGGAGGACCATCGATCCCTTCAGAAGCAGTTGGATGCTCTCCACCAGCAAGGGCGAGGCAAGAACCTCGCTGTGGGCTCAGCGGCGCACACATCGCCTTCCAACAATGTCAAGGAGCCTGGGTTCGTCTCTTTGCGCCTCGGAATGAGTGCCGGCACGAGCAGGCAGAACATGGGAGAAAAGATCAAGAGAGGCACTAATAATCCAGAAGGCAGAGACATGTCTCTTGAACTATCACCAGGCTGCAAAGCTGTTGGTGCAGCCGGTCAAAGTGAGACGAAGGTGCGTCGGGATGTGCTGATGTTGAGCCCTGGAGGCAGCTCCGAGGAGGAGGCCGTGGAGACGACGACAACGTCAGCCGCAGCGAGCAAAATGGTGAAGAACCCGAGGAGCACCGGCAGTGGCGTGGAGACGGAGGACGAAGTGGCCCAGCAGCCACTGCCCAAGAAGGCCAGGGTGTCTGTGAGGGCTAGGTGTGACACGCCAACG ATGAATGATGGATGCCAGTGGAGGAAGTACGGGCAAAAGATATCCAAAGGGAACCCATGTCCGCGCGCCTACTACCGCTGTACGATCGCAACAGGGTGCCCCGTCAGGAAGCAG GTGCAGAGATGTAAGGAGGACATGTCGATCCTGATCACCACCTACGAGGGTGCGCACAACCACCACCTCTCCGCCTCCGCCACCGCCATGGCATCCACCACTTCTGCCGCTGTGTCCATGCTCATGTCAGGCTCCTCCACCTCACTTGGCTTCCCCTCCACCGCCTCCAGCCTCCACGACCTCAGGTTCGGCCTCCCAACGGCAACCATCGTCAACCCGTCCAACCAGCTGACCGGCCAACCGTTCTTCCTACCGGTAGCCGGCGACGCATCAATCAGTGCCACCCCGTCATACTCCACCATCACCCTCGACCTCACCTCGCAGGCCACCTCGCAACACGCCTTCTCCCTTAGCAATAGCAACAGGTTCTCCTCCAGCTTCATCGACTCTCACGGCCACAACAACAACACTAGTAGGTACCCTTCCACGAGCTTCTCCTTCTCTAGCTTCGACGAGTGTAGCCTACCCGACGCCGCCACGTGGCCATCAGGCATTGGATCATACCTGGGCTACGGATCCTCGTCCGGCACGTCCTACAACGGCCCCAACAAGGGCACATTCAAAGCTGCACTGAGCAGCATCCATGGAAGGCAACAAGGCTCGACGGCATCGCTCTACCAGCCAGTGCATGTGCTACAGAGGGCGGCTGAGTTGAGCGGTGGTGGCACGAGCACGGCGGCGCCGATCATGCTCACTGATACGATCGCCAAGGTGATTACCTCGAACCCAGGCTTCCACACGGCGCTTGCAGCTGCTATCACATCGTACGTCGGCAATCCGACAACAGGAGGCGAGAAGGGGCTCGAGCGGGGGGACCACCTCGGGCTCGGGCCGTCGAGTGCGGCGACTGCAGTGTGCTCGCCAGCGCTTCTGGCACAGTTGTCTTCAACGGCAGCCACCCAGAACGGTTCTCCAAATGGCAGGATGAGGTTGGAGCCGTCGTTGCAACTGTCAAGCTCCACAAGTGCTACTGCTTCGACATCTCCCATATAA
- the LOC109776904 gene encoding WRKY transcription factor 72B → MIKGDQRQLHGHEERLKDQMRDDHRASEGNFFKFLQNQSSTKKEAQEDKIASTRAEMGEVRKENERLKTMLSRMVENHRSLQKQFDVLHQQGRGKNLVVGSPAHTSLSNDVKEPGFISLRLGTSAGTSRQSMGEKIKRGINNPEGRDMSLELSPGCKAVGAAGQSETKVGRDVLTLSPGGSSEEEAVETTTTSAAASKMVKNPRSTGSGVETEDEVAQQPLPKKARVSVRARCDTPTMNDGCQWRKYGQKISKGNPCPRAYYRCTVATGCPVRKQVQRCKEDMSILITTYEGAHNHHLSASATAMASTTSAAASMLMSGSSTSLGFPSTASSLHDLRFGLPTATTVNPSNQLTGQPFFLPVAGDASISATPSYSTITLDLTSQATSQHAFSLSNSNRFSSSFIDSHGHNNNTSRYPSTSFSFSSFDECSLPDAATWPSGIGSYLGYGSSSGTSYNGPNKGTFKAALSSIHGRQQGSAASLYQPVHVRQRAAELRSGGTSTAAPIMLTDTIAKVITSNPGFHTALAAAITSYVGKPTTGGEKGLERGDHLGLGPSSAATAVCSPALLAQLSSTAATQNGSPNGRMRLEPSLQLSSSTSATALTSPI, encoded by the exons ATGATCAAGGGAGACCAGAGGCAGCTTCACGGCCATGAAGAGCGGCTGAAAGATCAG ATGAGAGATGATCATCGAGCCTCGGAAGGCAATTTTTTCAAGTTCTTGCAAAACCAGTCAAGCACAAAAAAAGAG GCCCAAGAAGACAAGATCGCGTCCACAAGGGCAGAGATGGGCGAAGTGAGAAAAGAGAACGAGAGGCTGAAGACGATGCTGTCACGGATGGTGGAGAACCATCGATCCCTTCAGAAGCAGTTCGATGTTCTCCACCAGCAAGGGCGAGGCAAGAACCTCGTTGTGGGCTCACCGGCGCACACATCGCTTTCCAACGACGTCAAGGAGCCCGGGTTCATCTCTTTGCGCCTCGGAACGAGTGCCGGCACGAGCAGGCAGAGCATGGGAGAAAAGATCAAGAGAGGCATTAATAATCCAGAAGGCAGAGACATGTCTCTTGAACTATCACCAGGCTGCAAAGCTGTTGGTGCAGCCGGTCAAAGTGAGACGAAGGTGGGTCGGGATGTGCTGACGTTGAGCCCTGGAGGCAGCTCCGAGGAGGAGGCCGTGGAGACGACGACAACGTCAGCCGCAGCGAGCAAAATGGTGAAGAACCCGAGGAGCACCGGCAGTGGCGTGGAGACGGAGGACGAAGTGGCCCAGCAGCCACTGCCCAAGAAGGCCAGGGTGTCTGTGAGGGCTAGGTGTGACACGCCAACG ATGAATGATGGATGCCAGTGGAGAAAGTACGGGCAAAAGATATCCAAAGGGAACCCATGTCCGCGCGCCTACTACCGCTGCACGGTCGCAACAGGGTGCCCCGTCAGGAAGCAG GTGCAGAGATGTAAGGAGGACATGTCGATCCTGATCACCACCTACGAGGGTGCGCACAACCACCACCTTTCCGCCTCCGCCACCGCCATGGCATCCACCACTTCTGCCGCTGCGTCCATGCTCATGTCAGGCTCCTCCACCTCACTTGGCTTCCCCTCCACCGCCTCCAGCCTCCACGACCTCAGGTTCGGCCTCCCAACGGCAACCACTGTCAACCCGTCCAACCAGCTGACCGGCCAACCGTTCTTCCTCCCGGTAGCCGGCGACGCATCAATCAGTGCCACCCCGTCATACTCCACCATCACCCTCGACCTCACCTCGCAGGCCACCTCGCAACACGCCTTCTCCCTTAGCAATAGCAACAGGTTCTCCTCCAGCTTCATCGACTCTCACGGCCACAACAACAACACTAGTAGGTACCCTTCCACGAGCTTCTCCTTCTCTAGCTTCGACGAGTGTAGCCTACCCGACGCCGCCACGTGGCCATCAGGCATTGGATCATACCTGGGCTACGGATCCTCGTCCGGCACGTCCTACAACGGCCCCAACAAGGGCACATTCAAAGCTGCATTGAGCAGCATCCATGGAAGGCAACAAGGCTCAGCGGCATCGCTCTACCAGCCAGTGCATGTGCGACAGAGGGCGGCTGAGTTGAGAAGTGGTGGCACGAGCACGGCGGCGCCGATCATGCTCACTGATACGATCGCCAAGGTGATTACCTCGAACCCAGGCTTCCACACGGCGCTTGCAGCTGCTATCACATCGTACGTCGGCAAGCCGACAACAGGAGGCGAGAAGGGGCTCGAGCGGGGGGACCACCTCGGGCTCGGGCCGTCGAGTGCGGCGACTGCAGTGTGCTCGCCAGCGCTTCTGGCACAGTTGTCTTCAACGGCAGCCACACAGAACGGTTCTCCAAATGGCAGGATGAGGTTGGAGCCGTCGTTGCAACTGTCAAGCTCCACAAGTGCTACTGCTTTGACATCTCCCATATAA